Proteins from one Syngnathus scovelli strain Florida chromosome 9, RoL_Ssco_1.2, whole genome shotgun sequence genomic window:
- the LOC125975571 gene encoding chemerin-like receptor 1 produces MELSNFSFSHIFSPLDSFDEGFRTMESMTTSAFPINKTTAPGEDFNDLYGNFSDPHEQLRDSLNIMSTIVYSLAFVLGVLGNGLVIWVTGFSMKKTINTIWFLNLAVADFLFTAFLPFSVTYTALGFHWPFGKFMCKLTSAVSALNMFSSVYILTVISMDRCVSVVWPIWAQNYRNVKKASRVSLGVWALALILSTPYFIYRDTGPSFFSEEVINCFNNFVFSDDFITPELNQLRLFRYQAITVSRFLLSFAIPFTVIVSCYATIIHRLRKNPNLAGQSRRTFKIIAAVIVVFFFCWAPFQILVLLELTSYTHSSVVLQNVITVGLPIATSLAFINSCLNPLLYVFMGQDFKDKVRKSIVQTLQHAFQEDAQVDSKTVETTQGNEMNAV; encoded by the exons ATGGAGTTGAGTAATTTCTCCTTTTCTCACATCTTCAGCCCACTGGACAGCTTTGACGAAG GTTTCAGGACCATGGAGAGCATGACAACATCTGCCTTTCCAATTAATAAGACCACTGCACCTGGAGAAGACTTCAATGACCTTTATGGCAATTTTTCCGATCCACATGAGCAGTTGAGAGATTCTCTCAACATCATGTCAACTATCGTTTACTCCTTAGCTTTTGTCCTGGGCGTGCTGGGCAATGGCTTGGTGATCTGGGTAACGGGATTCTCGATGAAGAAAACCATTAACACAATTTGGTTCCTCAACCTTGCTGTGGCCGACTTTCTCTTCACGGCCTTTCTTCCGTTCAGTGTGACGTACACCGCTTTAGGATTCCACTGGCCATTCGGCAAGTTCATGTGCAAGCTTACTAGCGCAGTTAGCGCTCTCAACATGTTCAGCAGTGTTTACATCCTGACGGTGATCAGCATGGACCGATGTGTGTCTGTTGTGTGGCCTATTTGGGCCCAGAACTACCGCAATGTCAAAAAGGCGTCCCGTGTGAGTTTGGGTGTTTGGGCGCTAGCTCTGATTCTAAGCACTCCATATTTCATCTACAGGGACACAGGGCCGTCCTTCTTCAGCGAAGAAGTTATTAACTGCTTTAACAACTTTGTATTTTCTGATGACTTTATTACACCTGAGCTGAATCAACTCCGATTGTTTCGCTATCAGGCGATAACCGTGTCTCGCTTCCTCCTGAGTTTTGCAATCCCCTTCACCGTCATTGTGTCCTGTTATGCTACCATCATCCATCGCCTCAGAAAGAATCCCAACCTGGCCGGCCAATCGCGTCGCACCTTTAAGATAATTGCTGccgttattgttgtttttttcttctgctggGCTCCTTTTCAAATCCTTGTTTTATTGGAATTAACCAGTTACACGCATTCAAGTGTAGTGCTCCAAAATGTTATTACGGTTGGACTTCCAATAGCCACAAGCTTGGCCTTTATCAACAGTTGCTTAAATCCACTTCTCTATGTGTTCATGGGACAGGATTTCAAGGATAAAGTTCGTAAATCTATTGTGCAAACACTGCAGCATGCTTTCCAGGAAGACGCACAAGTGGACTCAAAGACAGTTGAAACCACTCAGGGCAATGAAATGAATGCAGTCTGA
- the LOC125975216 gene encoding chemerin-like receptor 1, whose amino-acid sequence MSTVVYSLAFVLGVLGNGLVIWVAGFSMNKTVSTIWFLNLAVADFLFTAFLPFSVTYTALGLHWPFGKFMCKLTGAVTALNMFSSVYILTVISMDRCMSVLWPIWAQNYRNVRKAFRVSLGVWALALIVSTPYFIYRDTGPSFLREEVIICFNNFVFSDDFITPEVNQLRLFRYRAITVSRFLLSFAIPFTIIVSCYATIIHRLRKNPNLAGQSRRTFKIIAAVIVVFFLCWAPFQIFALLELTSSTHSSVVLQNVVTVGLPIATSLAFINSCLNPLLYLFMGQDFKDKVRKSIVQSLQHAFQEDAQVDSKTVETTQGNEMNSV is encoded by the coding sequence ATGTCAACTGTCGTTTACTCCTTAGCTTTTGTCCTGGGCGTGCTGGGCAATGGCTTGGTGATCTGGGTAGCGGGATTCTCGATGAACAAAACCGTTAGCACAATTTGGTTCCTCAACCTTGCTGTGGCCGACTTTCTCTTCACGGCCTTTCTTCCGTTCAGTGTGACGTACACCGCTTTAGGATTACACTGGCCATTCGGCAAGTTCATGTGCAAGCTTACTGGCGCAGTTACCGCTCTCAACATGTTCAGCAGTGTTTACATCCTGACGGTGATCAGCATGGACCGATGTATGTCTGTTTTGTGGCCTATTTGGGCCCAGAACTACCGCAATGTCAGAAAGGCGTTCCGTGTGAGTTTGGGTGTTTGGGCGCTAGCTCTGATTGTAAGCACTCCATATTTCATCTACAGGGACACAGGGCCGTCCTTCTTGAGGGAAGAAGTTATTATCTGCTTTAACAACTTTGTATTTTCTGATGACTTTATTACACCTGAGGTGAATCAACTCCGATTGTTTCGCTATCGGGCGATAACCGTGTCTCGCTTCCTCCTGAGTTTTGCAATCCCCTTCACCATCATTGTGTCCTGTTATGCTACCATCATCCATCGCCTCAGAAAGAATCCCAACCTGGCCGGCCAATCGCGTCGCACCTTTAAGATAATTGCTGccgttattgttgtttttttcctctgctGGGCTCCTTTTCAAATCTTTGCTTTATTGGAATTAACCAGTTCCACGCATTCAAGTGTAGTGCTCCAAAATGTTGTTACGGTTGGACTCCCAATAGCCACAAGCTTGGCCTTTATCAACAGTTGCTTAAATCCACTTCTGTATCTGTTCATGGGACAGGATTTCAAGGATAAAGTTCGTAAATCTATTGTGCAATCACTGCAGCATGCTTTCCAGGAAGACGCACAAGTGGACTCAAAGACAGTTGAAACCACTCAGGGCAATGAAATGAATTCAGTCTGA
- the LOC125975573 gene encoding chemerin-like receptor 1 isoform X2, giving the protein MMDVMGTTPYYDINVSDASITNETFYEDEYDYKDDHAELRQSLNIMSLIVYCLAFVLGVLGNGVVIWVTGFKMKKTVNTVWFLNLAVADFLFTAFLPLSVTYTAMDFHWPFGKFMCKLNSTMSFLNMFASVYILMVISIDRCVSVVWPVWAQNYRSVQKASCVSLGVWVLALILSTPYFIFKDTGPSYNNEEIINCFNNFAFSDDYVTPHVTQLRDFRHQAMTMTRFFLGFVVPFTVIVSCYAVIIHRLRRNRTLASQSSRPFKIIAAVIATFFLCWAPYHILALIELVNHMADYDSEILDNVITIGVPIATSLAYLNSCLNPLLYVFMGQDFKDKVRKSILKVLETAFQEEISRSYTYTNSMVTSRSKEKSLSEAE; this is encoded by the exons ATGATGGACGTAATGGGCACCACGCCTTACTATGATATAAACGTTTCCGATGCCAGCATCACAAACGAGACGTTCTACGAGGACGAGTATGACTACAAGGACGACCACGCCGAGCTGAGGCAATCTCTCAACATCATGTCTCTCATCGTCTACTgcctggctttcgtcctgggcgTGTTGGGAAACGGCGTGGTGATCTGGGTAACAggattcaagatgaagaaaacaGTCAACACCGTTTGGTTCCTCAACCTGGCTGTGGCCGACTTCCTCTTCACAGCATTCCTTCCTTTGAGCGTGACTTACACCGCCATGGATTTCCACTGGCCCTTCGGCAAGTTCATGTGCaagctgaacagcaccatgagcTTCCTCAATATGTTCGCCAGTGTTTACATCCTGATGGTGATCAGCATCGACCGATGCGTGTCGGTGGTCTGGCCCGTGTGGGCTCAGAACTATCGCAGCGTGCAGAAGGCGTCCTGTGTGAGTCTGGGCGTTTGGGTCCTGGCTCTGATTCTGAGCACTccctattttattttcaaggaCACTGGGCCGTCGTACAACAATGAAGAAATCATCAACTGCTTTAATAACTTTGCCTTCTCTGATGATTATGTCACGCCACATGTGACCCAGCTGCGAGATTTCCGCCATCAGGCCATGACCATGACTCGCTTCTTTCTGGGATTTGTCGTTCCCTTCACTGTCATCGTATCCTGCTACGCCGTGATAATCCACCGCCTCCGTCGGAACCGTACCTTGGCCAGCCAGTCAAGCCGTCCTTTTAAGATCATCGCTGCCGTCATTGCCACTTTTTTCCTGTGCTGGGCTCCCTATCACATCCTTGCTCTGATTGAGTTGGTCAATCACATGGCTGATTACGACAGCGAAATATTGGACAACGTCATCACGATCGGCGTCCCGATAGCTACCAGCCTAGCTTATCTCAACAGCTGCCTCAACCCACTGCTCTATGTGTTCATGGGACAAGATTTCAAAGATAAAGTTCGCAAATCCATCCTGAAAGTACTGGAAACTGCTTTCCAGGAAGAGATTTCCCGTTCCTACACCTATACAAACTCAATGGTCACCAGTCGAAGCAAAGAGAAGTCTCTTTCTGAAGCTGAG TGA
- the LOC125975573 gene encoding chemerin-like receptor 1 isoform X1 has protein sequence MMDVMGTTPYYDINVSDASITNETFYEDEYDYKDDHAELRQSLNIMSLIVYCLAFVLGVLGNGVVIWVTGFKMKKTVNTVWFLNLAVADFLFTAFLPLSVTYTAMDFHWPFGKFMCKLNSTMSFLNMFASVYILMVISIDRCVSVVWPVWAQNYRSVQKASCVSLGVWVLALILSTPYFIFKDTGPSYNNEEIINCFNNFAFSDDYVTPHVTQLRDFRHQAMTMTRFFLGFVVPFTVIVSCYAVIIHRLRRNRTLASQSSRPFKIIAAVIATFFLCWAPYHILALIELVNHMADYDSEILDNVITIGVPIATSLAYLNSCLNPLLYVFMGQDFKDKVRKSILKVLETAFQEEISRSYTYTNSMVTSRSKEKSLSEAEV, from the coding sequence ATGATGGACGTAATGGGCACCACGCCTTACTATGATATAAACGTTTCCGATGCCAGCATCACAAACGAGACGTTCTACGAGGACGAGTATGACTACAAGGACGACCACGCCGAGCTGAGGCAATCTCTCAACATCATGTCTCTCATCGTCTACTgcctggctttcgtcctgggcgTGTTGGGAAACGGCGTGGTGATCTGGGTAACAggattcaagatgaagaaaacaGTCAACACCGTTTGGTTCCTCAACCTGGCTGTGGCCGACTTCCTCTTCACAGCATTCCTTCCTTTGAGCGTGACTTACACCGCCATGGATTTCCACTGGCCCTTCGGCAAGTTCATGTGCaagctgaacagcaccatgagcTTCCTCAATATGTTCGCCAGTGTTTACATCCTGATGGTGATCAGCATCGACCGATGCGTGTCGGTGGTCTGGCCCGTGTGGGCTCAGAACTATCGCAGCGTGCAGAAGGCGTCCTGTGTGAGTCTGGGCGTTTGGGTCCTGGCTCTGATTCTGAGCACTccctattttattttcaaggaCACTGGGCCGTCGTACAACAATGAAGAAATCATCAACTGCTTTAATAACTTTGCCTTCTCTGATGATTATGTCACGCCACATGTGACCCAGCTGCGAGATTTCCGCCATCAGGCCATGACCATGACTCGCTTCTTTCTGGGATTTGTCGTTCCCTTCACTGTCATCGTATCCTGCTACGCCGTGATAATCCACCGCCTCCGTCGGAACCGTACCTTGGCCAGCCAGTCAAGCCGTCCTTTTAAGATCATCGCTGCCGTCATTGCCACTTTTTTCCTGTGCTGGGCTCCCTATCACATCCTTGCTCTGATTGAGTTGGTCAATCACATGGCTGATTACGACAGCGAAATATTGGACAACGTCATCACGATCGGCGTCCCGATAGCTACCAGCCTAGCTTATCTCAACAGCTGCCTCAACCCACTGCTCTATGTGTTCATGGGACAAGATTTCAAAGATAAAGTTCGCAAATCCATCCTGAAAGTACTGGAAACTGCTTTCCAGGAAGAGATTTCCCGTTCCTACACCTATACAAACTCAATGGTCACCAGTCGAAGCAAAGAGAAGTCTCTTTCTGAAGCTGAGGTATAA
- the LOC125975582 gene encoding trypsin-3-like, which yields MSIRELIAERTNLKSHYLDWCLKAMKLLVLLALCGSAAAAALKNDDRIVGGYECPKNSVPYQVSLFTGYNFCGGILLSPEWVLSAAHCRTKSNVEVRLGEHDIWELEGPEQHIMSAKFIRHPDYNPSTQDSDIMLIKLSRPASLNSYVRPATLPSKCATDGTICHVSGWGSLRPSNEGSRYPHTLQCLDVPLLSDDACFNAYPFQITDNMICAGHLEGGKDSCQGDSGGPMTCNGVLQGVVSWGKGCALRNKPGVYTKVCNYVTWIQKTMITG from the exons ATGTCGATAAGAGAACTCATTGCTGAGAGGACTAACTTGAAGTCACATTACCTGGACTGGTGCTTGAAGGCAATGAAGCTTCTGGTTCTCCTCGCTCTCTGTGGAAGTGCAG CTGCAGCTGCCCTGAAAAATGACGACAGGATAGTTGGCGGGTACGAGTGTCCAAAAAACTCAGTGCCTTACCAAGTGTCTCTCTTCACGGGATACAACTTCTGTGGAGGGATTCTCCTGTCCCCAGAGTGGGTGCTCTCTGCTGCCCACTGCAGAACAAA ATCCAATGTGGAGGTCCGGCTGGGTGAGCATGACATTTGGGAGCTAGAGGGCCCTGAACAGCACATCATGTCTGCAAAATTCATCCGCCACCCTGACTACAATCCCAGCACACAAGACAGTGACATCATGCTCATCAAGCTGAGTCGACCCGCTTCTCTGAACAGCTACGTACGACCAGCGACGCTTCCTTCTAAATGTGCCACTGATGGAACCATATGCCATGTTTCTGGTTGGGGAAGCCTTCGCCCCAGTAATGAAGGCT CGAGGTATCCTCATACGCTGCAGTGCCTGGATGTTCCTCTTCTGAGTGATGATGCATGCTTTAATGCATATCCTTTCCAAATCACTGACAACATGATCTGCGCCGGTCACCTGGAGGGAGGCAAAGACTCCTGTCAG gGTGATTCCGGCGGTCCAATGACATGTAACGGCGTGCTCCAAGGAGTTGTGTCATGGGGGAAAGGCTGTGCGTTGAGAAACAAGCCCGGAGTATATACTAAAGTGTGCAATTACGTCACATGGATCCAGAAGACAATGATAACAGGCTAG
- the rbm48 gene encoding RNA-binding protein 48 encodes MAAAKSSCWKAPEVYKHHEQRKVCISRPKYRDGRQARAVKVYTINLESCYVMVQGVPAIGVMTELIQLCALYGVVQEYRPLDEYPAEEFTEVYLVKFQKLTSARAAKRHMDEKSFYGGVLHVCYVPEYETVEDTRMKLQDRRRYVMRMAQNRVQDKEQEEAVNKEPASAQPTVAESTPLEPPPPGVPTHCETNNEGESWNVDYHSPFPLLPLPPLEHHYSPHKRHHEPAPTEDKMGTLHNAIVDAKKEVAAASDSNQNHSHKSRSTRNTPTSNQLSAVTFVPRTAHLENRKRKMIEIESHSSTEVVGKNEPLIGPKLEDAPKLDMDDVSLNTTVNLIRNTMKQVESVPDLKPAEKKPKPRRRI; translated from the exons ATGGCGGCGGCGAAAAGTAGCTGCTGGAAAGCTCCCGAGGTTTATAAACACCACGAACAGCGGAAAGTGTGCATTTCTCGACCAAAATATCGTGATGGGAGGCAAGCAAGGGCCGTAAAG GTGTACACCATCAATTTGGAGTCGTGTTATGTGATGGTCCAAGGGGTCCCTGCCATTGGAGTTATGACAGAACTTATCCAACTGTGTGCTTTGTATGGAGTCGTGCAAGAGTACAGGCCCTTGGATGAGTACCCCGCCGAGGAGTTCACCGAGGTCTACCTTGTCAAGTTCCAGAAGCTCACAAGTGCCAG AGCTGCCAAACGACACATGGATGAGAAGAGTTTCTATGGTGGTGTGCTGCATGTTTGCTACGTACCTGAGTATGAGACTGTGGAGGACACCAGGATGAAGCTGCAGGACCGGAGGAGATATGTCATGAGGATGGCGCAGAACAGAG TTCAAGATAAGGAACAGGAAGAGGCAGTGAACAAGGAACCTGCATCAGCACAGCCCACAGTGGCAGAATCCACACCGCTAGAACCCCCGCCGCCCGGCGTCCCCACTCACTGTGAAACGAACAATGAAGGTGAGAGTTGGAACGTGGACTATCATTCACCCTTTCCTCTACTGCCACTTCCTCCTCTGGAGCATCACTACTCCCCTCACAAAAGGCACCACGAACCTGCGCCGACTGAGGACAAAATGGGGACATTGCACAATGCTATCGTTGATGCCAAAAAAGAAGTAGCGGCTGCATCGGACTCAAACCAAAATCATTCCCATAAATCCAGAAGTACACGAAATACACCGACCTCCAATCAGCTGTCTGCGGTCACGTTTGTACCGAGGACAGCTCACTTGGAAAACAGAAAACGCAAGATGATAGAAATTGAGTCACATTCGTCGACTGAAGTCGTCGGAAAAAATGAGCCACTCATCGGACCGAAACTAGAGGATGCTCCTAAACTGGACATGGACGATGTTTCGTTGAACACAACTGTCAACCTAATCAGGAACACAATGAAACAG gtGGAATCTGTCCCTGACCTCAAACCAGCGGAAAAAAAGCCAAAACCACGTCGGCGAATTTGA
- the clxn gene encoding calaxin gives MLPVRRSKMSKRMVQNLAESICKQVAHFNKREVECLIREFHWLLEEPASPARSVGGLDRWKLRNFLHIAFGVTNDTIMDSVFRTFDKDNDGFVSLKEWIEGLSVVLRGTLDERIKYCFHVYDLNGDKYISREEMLQMLRYSLRLPGEEDPYDGIKDLVEITLKKMDHDHDDRLSLDDFTKSVKKANHVLEAFGTCLPNVTRIDTFEQRVFQSQVHG, from the exons ATGTTGCCCGTAAGAAGGTcaaaaatgtccaaaaggatGGTACAAAACCTCGCGGAAAGCATTTGCAAGCAAGTGGCTCACT TCAATAAAAGAGAGGTGGAGTGCCTTATAAGGGAGTTTCATTGGTTATTAGAGGAGCCGGCGAGTCCTGCGAGGTCAGTCGGCGGATTGGACAGATGGAAGTTAAGAAACTTCCTGCACATCGCTTTTGGAGTCACCAACGACACAATTATGGATAGTG TGTTTCGGACATTTGACAAAGACAATGACGGTTTTGTCAGCTTGAAAGAATGGATTGAAGGACTTTCGGTCGTTCTTCGTGGCACCTTGGATGAAAGAATAAAAT ACTGCTTTCACGTGTACGACTTGAACGGCGACAAGTATATCTCCAGAGAGGAGATGTTACAAATGTTGAGGTACAGCCTCAGACTACCAGGGGAAGAGGATCCTTATGATGGCATCAAAGACCTAGTGGAGATCACACTCAAGAAGATG GATCACGACCACGACGACAGGCTTTCTTTGGATGACTTTACGAAATCCGTGAAAAAGGCGAACCACGTCCTTGAGGCTTTTGGAACGTGTCTCCCTAACGTCACA aggATTGACACCTTTGAGCAGCGTGTGTTTCAGAGTCAAGTGCACggatga
- the has1 gene encoding hyaluronan synthase 1: MELKPLLKKLGSILRAIFTFLFALVVLVIMIWAYVEGFQLATSAYGIISFGLYGLLLALHVVVQSLFAFVEQRQMKSRKKPCTFTKTIGFTISAYQEDPAYLKECLNSVRALEYPPELLRIIMVVDGNSSDDRYMMEMFKEVFADQDPACYVWENNYHTWNPTKVQPDEKTDEPVFIGEDLQRKEVEHLIQTKRCVCIMQKWGGKREVMYTAFKALGSSVDYIQVCDSDTKLDSLATVELCKVLESDTRYGAVGGDVMILNMKDSYISFMSSLRYWMAFNIERSCQSFFNCVSCISGPLGLYRNDLLQAFLESWYNQKFLGTHCTFGDDRHLTNRMLSMGYATKYTSNSKCYTETPAQFLRWLNQQTRWTKSYFREWLFNAMWWHKHNLWMTYESIVSGVFPFFVTATIIQLFWIGSLWDILWVLCCIQLIGLVKAAYACILRRDLVMVFMSLYSALYMTSLLPAKYFAILTMNKSSWGTSGRRKIVGNYMPLLPLSVWAAILLSGLLYTIYRESTMNWYTPAKKLEIEFLVFGCVVYLCYWLIMMALYWVWFRKACRVRAKSYTLNV; encoded by the exons ATGGAGTTGAAACCTCTCCTCAAGAAACTGGGCTCAATCCTCCGAGCCATCTTCACATTCCTCTTTGCGTTAGTTGTCCTTGTCATTATGATATGGGCCTACGTTGAAGGTTTCCAGCTGGCCACCTCCGCGTACGGAATCATCTCCTTTGGCTTATACGGCCTCCTGCTCGCGCTTCACGTTGTGGTCCAGAGCCTCTTCGCCTTCGTTGAGCAGCGGCAGATGAAGAGCCGCAAAAAACCATGTACTTTCACCAAGACCATTGGCTTCACCATTTCAGCCTACCAGGAGGACCCCGCCTACCTTAAAGAGTGCCTCAACTCCGTTCGGGCCCTCGAGTATCCACCTGAGCTGCTGCGCATCATCATGGTGGTGGACGGCAACAGCAGCGACGACCGCTACATGATGGAGATGTTCAAAGAGGTGTTTGCCGACCAGGACCCCGCCTGTTACGTGTGGGAGAACAATTACCACACGTGGAACCCCACTAAAGTGCAGCCCGATGAGAAGACCGATGAACCTGTCTTCATAGGAGAGGACCTCCAACGAAAGGAAGTGGAGCACCTCATTCAGACCAAGAGATGTGTGTGCATCATGCAGAAGTGGGGGGGCAAGCGGGAGGTGATGTACACCGCCTTTAAGGCCCTCGGATCTTCAGTCGACTACATCCAG GTATGTGACTCGGACACCAAGCTGGACTCCCTGGCCACAGTGGAGCTGTGCAAGGTGCTGGAAAGTGACACCAGGTACGGAGCAGTTGGCGGGGACGTGATGATCCTCAACATGAAGGACTCGTACATCAGTTTTATGAGCAGTCTTCGCTACTGGATGGCCTTCAACATTGAGCGGTCTTGTCAGTCCTTCTTCAACTGCGTCTCCTGCATCAGTGGACCCTTGG GGCTCTACAGGAATGATCTCCTTCAGGCATTTCTGGAATCTTGGTACAATCAGAAGTTTTTGGGGACTCACTGCACTTTTGGAGATGACAGACATCTTACCAACCGTATGCTGAGCATGGGATACGCCACAAA ATACACATCCAACTCCAAATGTTACACGGAGACGCCGGCTCAGTTCCTGCGCTGGCTCAACCAGCAAACCCGCTGGACAAAGTCCTACTTCCGCGAGTGGCTCTTCAACGCCATGTGGTGGCACAAGCACAATCTGTGGATGACCTACGAGTCCATCGTCTCGGGGGTATTCCCCTTCTTCGTCACGGCCACCATCATCCAGCTGTTCTGGATAGGCTCGCTGTGGGATATCCTGTGGGTGCTGTGTTGCATCCAGCTGATCGGACTGGTGAAAGCGGCGTACGCCTGCATCCTGCGCCGGGACCTGGTGATGGTGTTCATGTCCCTCTACTCGGCTTTGTACATGACCAGCCTGCTGCCGGCTAAGTACTTTGCCATTCTTACCATGAACAAGAGCAGCTGGGGAACGTCAGGTCGGCGTAAGATTGTGGGCAACTATATGCCCCTGCTGCCACTGTCAGTGTGGGCAGCCATTTTATTATCAGGACTGCTTTACACAATTTACCGAGAGAGTACAATGAACTGGTATACCCCAGCCAAGAAACTGGAAATTGAATTTCTTGTTTTCGGCTGCGTAGTGTACTTGTGTTACTGGTTAATCATGATGGCTTTATATTGGGTGTGGTTCCGCAAGGCGTGTAGGGTACGTGCCAAAAGTTACACGTTGAATGTGTAA